GGCTTGCCACCTGCTGCGCGATCAGCGTATGCACCGGGCCCAGCATGGATGCGCTGTCCAGCCACAGACTGATCATTCCATCGAGAGGATGTTGGCTGAAAGTGATGCGCTGGCTTGCGGCCTTGTCCATGGCGTCATCGACAACCATCACACGAATCCGCGAGGCACCACAGGCTTGCAGGGATCTTTGCAAATCCATCAGCGACTGGCGCCAACTTTCTGCCGAATGCTGTGCGGGGCGCCACAGGCTGAACATGATTTTTTCCATGAAAGCACCTCTTAGCTTTGGGTTGGCAGATGCCGGGATCGGTACAGCGCATAGTCGCGTTGCATCTGCTGCTCGCTCAGGCCAAAGGTCTCCAGGCTGTAGTCATGACCCGCACGCTTTTCCCGGCCGTTGCCAGACAGCCATTGCTGCGCATCGGTGCGGGCTTTCTCGGTGAAGGGCATCTGGGCGAACTGATAGACAGCCTCCAGCACCTCCATGGGCTTGGCCACGGTGTCCGAGAAGTGGATATCCAGAAAGCGTCGGCTGTCCTGCTGCTCGCGCACTTGCATGGTGTGGTGAATACCACGCGCCATGCGGCTGTTCCACTGGCGGCCTGCAGAGCTTGGGTCCGGCTGGTCGCTGTAGATCTGCCACAGCGTATGCGCCATGCTGGCCATGGAGGGGATGGTCTGCGCGGGCTCGCGATGGGTCAGAATGACCTGAGCCAGGGGAAAGACGGACAGCAGAATTTCCAGCGTGTGCAAATGCTGCGGGGCTTTGAGCAGCCAGCGCTGGCCCTGCGCCTCGCCGCGCTGGCTCTTTTGCCATTGCAGAAACTGCAGCATCTTCTTGAGCTGCGTATAGACGGGGCGCTGATCCTGCTGATCGAGCCAGGCGGTGTAGCTGGGCACATCGGCGTAAGCGTCCATGGCGCAGAGAAAGGAATGCTCCATGAGCATGAATTCCTCGTCGCACAGCGTGGCGCTCATGGGGTGGATGGACAGAATCTGGGGAATCGCCTCAATCGTCTGCGCCACTTCCGCCTTGGCCATTGCAATGCGGTGGGCGCAGTCCTGCGGGCCTTCGCCGGTCAGTGGCGCGGGGTAGCGAGTCTCCCACCAGGCAGCAGAGTAAAAGCGCGGGTCCACGGCCAGTGTTCGCTGCAGCATGGTGGTGCCGGTGCGCGGCAAGCCCACGATGACCAATGGGTCTTCGATCTCGATCTGTGCAATTTCGGGAAAGCGCTGGAGATAGTCCTCCATGAGCAGGCGATTGACCAGCTGGCCCACGAGTCGCTCGCGCATCATGGCAATACCGGTTGCCGACAGCTTGGCTTCGGTGTTCAGGGCTTGCGTCAGAACTTCCAGCGCTTGCCGATAGTTGTCGTTGCCAAAATCTTTGAGGCCTGGTGCACGCTCACATGCAGCTTGCAGCAGTTCTTCGACGTGCAGAGTTTGGGGTGTCACAGGGGCATTCATACAGTCTCCAACAACTGGTCTATCGAGATCACTTTGGTGGTGGGGTGGCACTGCTCCTTGGCGCCAACCCAGCGCAGGCACATGGTTCCCTGGCGTACGCCGGCGGTCTGCAGCCAGTTGGCAATGCCAGGGTCTTTTTCGCTCAGCACCAGAGTGACGCCGCCGTTTTCGTCGTACTGGGCCTGGTGCTTGTTGATGCAGATCTGGTGGTAGCGGTAGTCCAGAGACTCCAGCCAGTAGTTATTGATCTGCAGATTCCAGAACGAGCATTCCGGCACCTTGTCGATATGAATGACCAGGGCCTGGTCCTCGCGCAGTTCCCAATGCGAGTGGTAGTAGAAGATATTGGGGTCGCCGCCAACGGACTGGCAGTAGGCCTGGTCCGCAGGGGGCAGCTGGTTGCTATGAGGAAGATAGCTTTGAGCCCAGTCTGCAAAAAGCTTGGCGGTGTTTTCGACAAAGGATGTCACGCGCTGCAGCGACTGCGCCAGCACCTGTGGGTCCAGCGGGCCGGGGGTGTCCGTGGTGCCAATGCGCTCGATGGCGAGCTTGGCGGGCACTTCGCTTTTGCGATCCATGAAGGTCTGGCGCACCAGCAGCGACACCGAGGCATCTTCCATGGGCAGCCAGTTACCCGGCTGCGGGTCACGGCTGACGATGAGTTCGAAGTCGCCGTTCTCGTCAGTCTTGAGTTGTGTGGCGTCGATAAACCCGGTGACGACCATCCGGCCATCGGTTTCATAGCCGCCTTTTTGCGTGCAAAAGCTCAGGTACGAAACGGTGCCTCGGTTGCCATGAATGCGGTATTTCATGGAACCGTTGAGGCGCGAGTATTCGTAGATGTTGTCCGGGTTGTCCGCGCCAATCTTGGCGGTTTCGTGCGAGGTCTTGAAGAAGCTGGGAAACGCCGGGTCGGCGAATTCCACATGCATCTCCAGTGCGATCCGCAGCAGTCGGGTCAGATAGCGATAGCCTTCTGCCCGCGTTGCGGGGTCGGCAGGGGTTTCGGGACGCAGAATCTGCTGGCCGCAGCGTTTGAGGTGATCGCAGAACTGCGACCAGGTTTCGCCGCTAAGCAGTTGTTCATTAATGGTTTGGGTATCCATGATCTGGCTTTCTTTGAGTGCCGCGCATTGCCAGGTGGTGGCTGTGTGCGGTGGGTGAAAGAAGAAAGAGGGCGTTGCAAAGACTGGCAACGCCACCGTTCATCCAGTTGCTTTAGTCTTCCGCGGCGATGATTTCGCGGGCCACCAGTTCGGCGATGATCTTGTCTACCGCCTCTTGCGCAGTCATCGCGGGGGTGGAGATATGAATGTCCGGAGACTCCGGCACTTCAAACGGTGAGTCGATCCCCGTGAAGTTCTTCAGTTCGCCACGGCGCACTTTCTTGTAGAGGCCCTTGGGGTCACGCTCTTCGGCAACGGAAAGCGGTGTGTCGATGAATACTTCGAGGAACTCACCATCTTTCACCAGCTTGCGCGCCATTTCGCGTTCTGCCTGGAATGGCGAGATGAAGGCGGTGATGGCAATCAGCCCGGCGTCCACAAACAGTTTGCCCACTTCGGCGACGCGACGAATGTTTTCCACGCGGTCTGCGTCGGTGAAGCCAAGGTCGCGATTGAGGCCGTGACGCACGTTGTCGCCGTCGAGCAGATAGGTATGCCGGCCACGCGCATGCAAACGGGTTTCGAGCAGATTGGCAATGGTGGATTTGCCAGCGCCCGACAGACCGGTAAACCATAGCAAGGCAGGTTTTTGATGCAGGCGTTCGGAGCGCGCTTCCTGGTTCACATTCACATGCTGCATATGAATGTTCTGCGAGCGACGCAGCGAAAAGTCGATCAGACCCGCGCCCACCGTGGCGTTGCTCAGGCGATCGATCAGGATGAAGCTGCCTGTTTCGCGATTGTCCTTGTAGGAATCGAAAGCGATAGGCTGGCTGCTGGACAGATTGCAGACGCCGATTTCATTGAGCGCCAACTCCTTGGCGGCCAGATGCTCCAGCGTGTTGACATTGATCTTGTACTTGGGGGCGGCGAAGGTGACGGGAATCGTCTTGCCGCCGATCTTCATCAGATAGGGGCGGCCACCGAGCATGGGCTGCTCATGCATCCAGATGAGCGTGACCTGGAATTGATCAGCCACATCGGAAGGTGTATCCGCAACCGCAATCACATCGCCCCGGCTGCAGTCCACCTCGTCGGCCAAGGTCATGGTAACGGACTGGCCAGCAACCGCCTGCTGCAGATCTCCATCCTGGGTAACGATGCGCGCAACCTTGGTCACACGCCCGCTAGGCAGGATGCGGACGCTGTCTCCGGGGTGAACCTGGCCGCTGGCAATGCAGCCCGCAAAGCCGCGGAAGTCGAGGTTGGGGCGATTGACCCATTGCACAGGCATGCGAAACGGCAGCTTTTGCTGGTGCGCTTCGTCGATTTCCACCGTCTCCAGATAGCCCATGAGCGTGGTGCCGCGGTACCAGGGCATGTGCTCGCTCTGCTCGGTGATGTTGTCACCACGCAAGGCCGACATGGGGATGGCCGTGATGTCTTCTAGGTTGATTTTCTTGGCGAACTCGCGGTAGTCGGCCACGATGTCGTTGAAGATTTTTTCGGAGTAAGCCATCAAGTCCATCTTGTTGACGGCCAGCACGATTTTGCGGATGCCGATCAGCGATGCCAGATAGCTATGGCGCTTGGATTGAGTCAGCACACCGCGGCGCGCATCGATCATCACCACGGCCACATCGGCGGTGGAGGCACCAGTGACCATATTGCGGGTGTACTGCTCATGGCCGGGCGTGTCGGCCACGATGAACTTGCGTTGGTCGGTCGAGAAGAAGCGGTAGGCCACATCGATGGTGATGCCTTGTTCGCGCTCTGCGGCCAGACCATCGACGAGCAGTGCGAAGTCCAGCTCGCCGCCCTGCGTGCCGACTTTCTTGGAGTCCGCGACCAGTGCTTCCATCTGGTCTTCAAACAGCATCTTGGATTCGTACAGCAGGCGTCCGATCAGCGTGCTCTTGCCGTCATCAACGCTGCCGCAGGTGATGAAGCGCAGCAGGCTTTTCTGCTCGTGTGCCTTCAGGTATTTCTCGATATCTTCGGAGATGAGTGCAGATACATGTGACATCAGAAATACCCCTCTTGCTTCTTCTTTTCCATGGATGCGGCCGAGTCGTGGTCGATCATCCGGCCCTGTCGTTCCGAAGTACGGGTCAGCAGCATTTCCTGAATGATCTTGGGCAAGCTATTGGCGTCGGATTCGACGGCACCCGTCAGGGGGTAGCAGCCCAGAGTGCGAAAGCGAACATTGCGCATCATGGGAACTTCGCCACTGTTGAGCGGCATGCGCTCGTCATCGACCATCAGCAGCGTGCCGTCTCGCTCCACCACGGGGCGAGGCGCTGAAAAATAGAGTGGAACGATGGGGATGTTTTCGAGATAGATGTACTGCCAGATATCCAGCTCGGTCCAGTTGGACAGCGGAAACACGCGGATCGACTCGCCCTTGTTCTTGCGTGTGTTGTACAGATGCCAGAGTTCCGGGCGCTGGTTCTTGGGATCCCAGCGGTGCTGGTCTGAGCGGAAGGAAAAGATGCGTTCCTTGGCGCGAGACTTCTCTTCGTCGCGGCGCGCGCCACCAAAGGCAGCGTCGAAGCCATACTTGTCGAGAGCTTGCTTCAGGCCCTCGGTTTTCATGATGTCGGTATGAATTTGCGAGCCATGCTTGAACGGGCTGATGCCCATTTCAAGACCTTCGGGGTTGATGTGGACCAGCAGGTCCATGCCTAGCTTGGCTGCCATCTGATCACGAAAGCGATACATGTCCTGAAACTTCCAGGTCGTGTCCACATGCAGCAAAGGGAAGGGAGGTTTGGCCGGATAGAAGGCCTTCATCGCCAGATGCAGCATGACCGCACTGTCCTTGCCGATGGAGTAGAGCATGACGGGGTTTTCTGCCTCGGCAACAACCTCGCGCATGGCCTGAATGCTCTCGGCTTCCAGCCTTTGCAAATGAGTCAGCACCACAGATTTCTCCTTGGTTTTTTGTTTTGGGTGCTGCCAACTGTAGGAGTCCGTTAAAGCAAATCTTTGCGCGAATTGATGTTTTAGAAGTTGCTGCGCCATGCTCGCCATAGGGTCCAGCTTTGCTGACGTTGGGGTTCTGGCATAGGTGTTCTTCGGTACCAGCGATACGTCTTGCACAGTCTTCAAGATGCTGCTGGCCAGTTCGTTCGACTGGCTGAGCATCTCTGTGGCAGCAGGCAGATGAAACAGGCGCAGCCGGTCGTGGCTGTCGCTGGCAAGCGATGAAAAAGTGGCTGCGC
This region of Comamonas thiooxydans genomic DNA includes:
- a CDS encoding sulfotransferase, whose product is MNAPVTPQTLHVEELLQAACERAPGLKDFGNDNYRQALEVLTQALNTEAKLSATGIAMMRERLVGQLVNRLLMEDYLQRFPEIAQIEIEDPLVIVGLPRTGTTMLQRTLAVDPRFYSAAWWETRYPAPLTGEGPQDCAHRIAMAKAEVAQTIEAIPQILSIHPMSATLCDEEFMLMEHSFLCAMDAYADVPSYTAWLDQQDQRPVYTQLKKMLQFLQWQKSQRGEAQGQRWLLKAPQHLHTLEILLSVFPLAQVILTHREPAQTIPSMASMAHTLWQIYSDQPDPSSAGRQWNSRMARGIHHTMQVREQQDSRRFLDIHFSDTVAKPMEVLEAVYQFAQMPFTEKARTDAQQWLSGNGREKRAGHDYSLETFGLSEQQMQRDYALYRSRHLPTQS
- a CDS encoding DUF1214 domain-containing protein, encoding MDTQTINEQLLSGETWSQFCDHLKRCGQQILRPETPADPATRAEGYRYLTRLLRIALEMHVEFADPAFPSFFKTSHETAKIGADNPDNIYEYSRLNGSMKYRIHGNRGTVSYLSFCTQKGGYETDGRMVVTGFIDATQLKTDENGDFELIVSRDPQPGNWLPMEDASVSLLVRQTFMDRKSEVPAKLAIERIGTTDTPGPLDPQVLAQSLQRVTSFVENTAKLFADWAQSYLPHSNQLPPADQAYCQSVGGDPNIFYYHSHWELREDQALVIHIDKVPECSFWNLQINNYWLESLDYRYHQICINKHQAQYDENGGVTLVLSEKDPGIANWLQTAGVRQGTMCLRWVGAKEQCHPTTKVISIDQLLETV
- the cysN gene encoding sulfate adenylyltransferase subunit CysN → MSHVSALISEDIEKYLKAHEQKSLLRFITCGSVDDGKSTLIGRLLYESKMLFEDQMEALVADSKKVGTQGGELDFALLVDGLAAEREQGITIDVAYRFFSTDQRKFIVADTPGHEQYTRNMVTGASTADVAVVMIDARRGVLTQSKRHSYLASLIGIRKIVLAVNKMDLMAYSEKIFNDIVADYREFAKKINLEDITAIPMSALRGDNITEQSEHMPWYRGTTLMGYLETVEIDEAHQQKLPFRMPVQWVNRPNLDFRGFAGCIASGQVHPGDSVRILPSGRVTKVARIVTQDGDLQQAVAGQSVTMTLADEVDCSRGDVIAVADTPSDVADQFQVTLIWMHEQPMLGGRPYLMKIGGKTIPVTFAAPKYKINVNTLEHLAAKELALNEIGVCNLSSSQPIAFDSYKDNRETGSFILIDRLSNATVGAGLIDFSLRRSQNIHMQHVNVNQEARSERLHQKPALLWFTGLSGAGKSTIANLLETRLHARGRHTYLLDGDNVRHGLNRDLGFTDADRVENIRRVAEVGKLFVDAGLIAITAFISPFQAEREMARKLVKDGEFLEVFIDTPLSVAEERDPKGLYKKVRRGELKNFTGIDSPFEVPESPDIHISTPAMTAQEAVDKIIAELVAREIIAAED
- the cysD gene encoding sulfate adenylyltransferase subunit CysD, whose protein sequence is MSMAVGKKLSVQEINPLRIQAVKLRLEGKTLKEVGKATGLSTPTIIAAHKAWLEGGWNAVLVRERGRKPGEGRSLSAIQEQDIYVQLVSTQPADHGLPFLLWQLEAMQQLILQRQQLDLPERTNAQYLQRWNLNADRPAKRMKQASSNVQRWYASTYLDICEQARKESASIVWIDDFGAHNNCPGRLRHGILRAVNNRGKVYWQPYEGSLCAAHLEDFFDRLRCSSEGKIFALLAAMQWQRAATFSSLASDSHDRLRLFHLPAATEMLSQSNELASSILKTVQDVSLVPKNTYARTPTSAKLDPMASMAQQLLKHQFAQRFALTDSYSWQHPKQKTKEKSVVLTHLQRLEAESIQAMREVVAEAENPVMLYSIGKDSAVMLHLAMKAFYPAKPPFPLLHVDTTWKFQDMYRFRDQMAAKLGMDLLVHINPEGLEMGISPFKHGSQIHTDIMKTEGLKQALDKYGFDAAFGGARRDEEKSRAKERIFSFRSDQHRWDPKNQRPELWHLYNTRKNKGESIRVFPLSNWTELDIWQYIYLENIPIVPLYFSAPRPVVERDGTLLMVDDERMPLNSGEVPMMRNVRFRTLGCYPLTGAVESDANSLPKIIQEMLLTRTSERQGRMIDHDSAASMEKKKQEGYF